The following proteins come from a genomic window of Caloenas nicobarica isolate bCalNic1 chromosome 6, bCalNic1.hap1, whole genome shotgun sequence:
- the G6PC2 gene encoding glucose-6-phosphatase 2 isoform X1 produces the protein MDLLHSNGVLIIQHLQRDYRAYQDLLNFMSHVGDPRNIFSIYFPLWFQLNQVVGTKMIWVAVIGDWFNLIFKWILFGHRPYWWVQETMIYPNQSSPCLEQFPITCETGPGSPSGHAMGSSCVWYVMVTAALSYTVRWKDKSAVTLHRLTWSFLWSIFWIIQISVCISRVFIATHFPHQVILGVFAGILVAAAFERTPAIQTASLRTYIQTNLFLFIFALGFYLILKLLDIDLLWSVPKAMKWCANPDWINIDTTPFAGLVRNLGALFGLGLGINSEMFITSCKGKNSCKMSFRILCIAASLAMLQLYNFVKIPTHTEYLFYILSFCKSAAMPLTVVALVPYCVHSLMRTTEKKLN, from the exons ATGGATCTCCTTCATAGCAATGGCGTGCTTATCATTCAGCATTTACAGAGGGACTACAGGGCTTACCAGGATTTGCTTAATTTTATGTCACATGTTGGAGATCCCCGGAATATATtctcaatttattttcctctttggtTTCAGCTTAACCAAGTGGTTGGTACTAAAATGATATGGGTGGCAGTCATTGGTGATTGGTTCAACCTCATATTCAAATG gaTTTTATTTGGCCATCGCCCATACTGGTGGGTGCAAGAAACAATGATTTATCCCAATCAGTCAAGCCCATGCCTTGAACAGTTTCCTATAACATGTGAAACTGGACCAG GAAGCCCATCTGGACATGCCATGGGATCTTCCTGCGTCTGGTACGTAATGGTCACAGCAGCACTTAGCTACACAGTGAGATGGAAAGATAAATCAGCAGTTACCCTTCACAG ACTGACATGGTCATTCCTCTGGAGTATTTTTTGGATTATCCAGATCAGTGTGTGCATCTCGAGAGTATTCATAGCAACACATTTCCCTCATCAAGTTATTCTTGGAGTATTTGCTG GCATTCTTGTGGCGGCAGCCTTTGAGCGTACCCCTGCTATTCAGACAGCGAGCTTGAGAACGTACATCCAGACaaacttgtttcttttcatctttgcCCTTGGCTTTTATCTCATCCTCAAGCTTCTTGATATTGACTTACTATGGTCTGTTCCAAAGGCCATGAAGTGGTGCGCCAACCCTGACTGGATAAACATTGACACAACTCCATTTGCTGGACTGGTGAGGAATTTAGGTGCACTCTTTGGCTTAGGTCTCGGAATTAATTCTGAAATGTTCATCACGAGCTGCAAAGGTAAAAATAGCTGTAAGATGAGTTTCCGCATATTATGTATAGCTGCTTCTTTAGCTATGCTGCAGCTGtataattttgttaaaataccTACTCATACTGAGTATTTGTTCTACATTCTCTCTTTTTGTAAGAGTGCAGCTATGCCTCTGACTGTAGTTGCCTTGGTTCCATACTGTGTCCACTCGTTAATGAGGacaactgaaaagaaacttAATTAG
- the G6PC2 gene encoding glucose-6-phosphatase 2 isoform X2 — MIWVAVIGDWFNLIFKWILFGHRPYWWVQETMIYPNQSSPCLEQFPITCETGPGSPSGHAMGSSCVWYVMVTAALSYTVRWKDKSAVTLHRLTWSFLWSIFWIIQISVCISRVFIATHFPHQVILGVFAGILVAAAFERTPAIQTASLRTYIQTNLFLFIFALGFYLILKLLDIDLLWSVPKAMKWCANPDWINIDTTPFAGLVRNLGALFGLGLGINSEMFITSCKGKNSCKMSFRILCIAASLAMLQLYNFVKIPTHTEYLFYILSFCKSAAMPLTVVALVPYCVHSLMRTTEKKLN, encoded by the exons ATGATATGGGTGGCAGTCATTGGTGATTGGTTCAACCTCATATTCAAATG gaTTTTATTTGGCCATCGCCCATACTGGTGGGTGCAAGAAACAATGATTTATCCCAATCAGTCAAGCCCATGCCTTGAACAGTTTCCTATAACATGTGAAACTGGACCAG GAAGCCCATCTGGACATGCCATGGGATCTTCCTGCGTCTGGTACGTAATGGTCACAGCAGCACTTAGCTACACAGTGAGATGGAAAGATAAATCAGCAGTTACCCTTCACAG ACTGACATGGTCATTCCTCTGGAGTATTTTTTGGATTATCCAGATCAGTGTGTGCATCTCGAGAGTATTCATAGCAACACATTTCCCTCATCAAGTTATTCTTGGAGTATTTGCTG GCATTCTTGTGGCGGCAGCCTTTGAGCGTACCCCTGCTATTCAGACAGCGAGCTTGAGAACGTACATCCAGACaaacttgtttcttttcatctttgcCCTTGGCTTTTATCTCATCCTCAAGCTTCTTGATATTGACTTACTATGGTCTGTTCCAAAGGCCATGAAGTGGTGCGCCAACCCTGACTGGATAAACATTGACACAACTCCATTTGCTGGACTGGTGAGGAATTTAGGTGCACTCTTTGGCTTAGGTCTCGGAATTAATTCTGAAATGTTCATCACGAGCTGCAAAGGTAAAAATAGCTGTAAGATGAGTTTCCGCATATTATGTATAGCTGCTTCTTTAGCTATGCTGCAGCTGtataattttgttaaaataccTACTCATACTGAGTATTTGTTCTACATTCTCTCTTTTTGTAAGAGTGCAGCTATGCCTCTGACTGTAGTTGCCTTGGTTCCATACTGTGTCCACTCGTTAATGAGGacaactgaaaagaaacttAATTAG
- the SPC25 gene encoding kinetochore protein Spc25 gives MANIKTEDEIAVFEREMQEFWTKLKSVYGTEQINQTLTLRDSCKESIKALSEKWSKRLKEGDVMLDKIQDYNNEILQQSQRISENQEHFTEIKSEVHQKEEQKKDLAASIQELKEELMKRKEIISSKNKANKERVERLCKSKVLFEERLGLEIRKIHNEQLQFIFRHIDHKDPDKPFMFTLSINEQGDYEVTSCTPPLDCIEEFQLKVRETNNFSAFVANIRKAFTAVSYKQSA, from the exons ATGGCTAATATAAAGACAGAAGATGAAATAGCCgtctttgaaagagaaatgcaagaGTTTTGGACCAAGTTAAAAAGCGTTTACGGCACTGAACAGATCAATCAGACGTTAACACTGCGAGATTCATGCAAGGAGTCCATAAAAGCACTTTCAG AGAAATGGTCCAAGAGGCTGAAAGAAGGGGATGTGATGCTTGATAAAATTCAGGACTATAACAATG AGATTCTCCAGCAGAGCCAACGGATATCAGAAAATCAAGagcattttacagaaataaaatctgaagtacatcaaaaagaagagcaaaagaagGATTTGGCTGCCAGCATTCAAGAGCTTAAAGAAGAGTtgatgaagagaaaggaaa TAATATCTtctaaaaacaaagcaaacaaggaGAGAGTGGAACGACTATGCAAGTCTAAAGTATTGTTTGAAGAGCGGCTTGGACTGGAGATACGCAAAATTCACA ATGAACAGCTGCAGTTTATATTCAGACACATTGACCACAAAGACCCTGACAAGCCGTTCATGTTTACGCTTTCCATAAATGAACAGGGAGATTATGAAG TGACTTCCTGTACTCCTCCTCTGGACTGTATAGAAGAGTTCCAGCTCAAAGTGAGAGAAACAAACAATTTTTCTGCATTCGTTGCCAACATCAGAAAAGCTTTCACTGCTGTATCTTATAAACAGTCTGCATAA